In Euphorbia lathyris chromosome 9, ddEupLath1.1, whole genome shotgun sequence, the following are encoded in one genomic region:
- the LOC136206856 gene encoding uncharacterized protein, translating to MEYERLKYDCLLFDLDDTLYPYSSGLATACGNNIKDYMVEKLGIDKSKITELGNLLYKNYGTTMAGLRAIGYDFDYDEYHSYVHGRLPYENLKPDPVLKSLLLSLPIRKVIFTNADKVHALKVLAKLGLEDCFEGIICFETLNPTHKTTISDDEDDIEFVGSAISSATNTITPKIFDIVSHFAQPNPTSMLPKTPIVCKPSEISIERALKIANIDPQRTLFFEDSVRNIQAGKRVGLHTVLVGTSQRVKGADYALESIHNLREAVPELWEAEIKSEIGYGKVARETPVTA from the exons ATGGAGTACGAAAGGCTTAAATATGACTGCCTCTTGTTTG ATCTTGATGACACCCTTTATCCCTATAGTTCTGGTCTTGCTACAGCATGTGGCAACAATATCAAAG ATTATATGGTTGAAAAACTTGGCATAGATAAAAGCAAGATCACCGAATTAGGAAACCTTCTGTACAAAAATTATGGGACAACGATGGCTGGCCTCAGG GCAATTGGCTATGACTTTGACTATGATGAGTATcatag TTATGTTCATGGGAGATTACCTTATGAGAACTTGAAGCCAGACCCAGTTTTAAAGAGTCTTTTACTTAGCCTGCCTATCCGAAAAGTT ATATTTACAAATGCAGACAAAGTACATGCTCTTAAAGTTCTTGCAAAACTAGGATTGGAGGATTGTTTTGAAGGGATTATATGTTTTGAGACACTAAATCCCACCCATAAGACCACTAtttctgatgatgaagatgacATTGAGTTTGTAGGATCAGCAATCTCTTCTGCTACAAACACAATTACCCCTAAAATCTTTGATATTGTAAGCCATTTTGCTCAGCCAAATCCCACATCTATGCTACCAAAGACACCTATTGTTTGCAAACCATCCGAAATCTCCATTGAACGAGCTCTTAAGATAGCTAACATAGATCCCCAGAGAACT TTGTTCTTTGAAGATAGTGTCAGAAACATACAGGCTGGAAAACGTGTGGGACTTCACACTGTGCTG GTTGGGACATCACAAAGAGTAAAAGGAGCAGATTATGCATTAGAAAGTATCCATAACTTAAGGGAAGCAGTGCCTGAGCTTTGGGAGGCTGAGATTAAATCAGAAATTGGTTATGGAAAAGTTGCAAGGGAGACTCCAGTTACTGCTtag